TTTATTTACTCAATTTGTAGCCTTTCCTTGTGCCATTCTATTTGGAAAGCTTTCTTCTAAATTTAAAGGAAAGAAAATGCTTTATGTGGGAATAATAATTTATTCAATAATTTGTATATATGCAAACTTCATTCATAATATAGTTGGATTTTTTATACTGGCTATGCTAGTGGGAACTTCTCAAGGTGGAATTCAGGCACTTAGCAGATCATATTTTGGAAAACTTGTACCAAAGGAAAAGAACAATGAATTTTTCGGTTTTTTTAATATATTTGGGAGATTTGCAACTATTCTAGGACCTCTACTCGTAGGAGTAATAACTCAAATTACAGGCAAGTCCACTAATGGAGTATTCAGTATTTTGATTCTTTTTATAATTGGTGGAATTATGCTTACTAAGGTTAAAGATGATGGTTGTGATAGTGAAAATATTGTAGGAGATAGTGTTGCGGCTGCGGAATGATTTCTTAAAAAAAGCTGACTTATTGTTTGTAAGTCAGCTTTTTTCTAAACATGTTTTGGAAATTTGTCGTCAGCTATTTTTCCTTCCATTCCTAAATAATAACGATCTATTGGTTTAAGGTCATCAGAAAGTTCATATACAAGTGGAGTTCCAGTAGGTATATTTAAGTTTGCAATTCCATCACTAGGTATATCGTCAAGGTATTTAACAAGTGCCCTTAGGGTATTCCCGTGAGCAGCTATTATTATATTTTTTCCTGAGTTTATATCCTTAGATATTAAGTTGTTCCAATCTTCAAGAACTCTTTTTTCTGTATCCTCTAGATTTTCAGTAAGAGGAAGTTCTTCTGGTTTTAAAGAAGCATATTTTTTTTCATTTCCTGGATATCTTTTATCCGTCTTTTCTAAAGCTGGTGGTCTTACTTCTACTGAACGCCTCCAAAGCTTAACTTGATCATCACCATATTTTGTTCTAGTTTCATCTTTATTGAGTCCTTGAAGTGCACCATAATGTCTTTCATTTAATCTCCATGATTTGTAAACAGGTATCCACAAAAGATCCATTTCATAAAGTACTATTTGAAGAGTTCTTATGGCTCTTTTTAGAACCGAAGTATAGGCAGCGTCAAAGGTATAGTTATTCTTTTTTAGTATTCTTCCAGCTTGAGCAGCTTCACTAACACCATCAATAGATAAATCAACGTCTGTCCAGCCAGTGAATCTGTTTTCTTTATTCCATTCGCTTTGACCATGCCTTAATAGCACTAATCTTCTCACAATATCGCCACCTTTTAAATAAATTTACATTACTTATAAATTATTATTAGGCAAATGAGTAAAAATTATTTATAATATATAATATACTGTATTTAAAAAATGTTATATTATTATAAAAAAAGGATTAGGATATAATCATAATTTATATAATGTTTAAAGGTAATTTACACTGTAGAAAGGAAGATTAATTAAATGAGTAATAAAATTAAACCGTCGATTTTGCCAGGCTTTATGGAACTTTTACCTAAAGAGCAGCTAGTATTTAATGATATTGTTTCAAAAATAACTGGTGTATATGAGCAAAATGGCTTCTTACCTATGGATACTCCAATAATTGAAAAGGAAGAGGTGCTGCTTGCAAAATCGGCAGGAGAAACTGAAAAACAAGTATATCGTATTGATAAAGAAGATAAAAGGCAAGTTCTAAGATTTGATTTAACAGTTCCGTTCTCAAGATTTGCAGCTCAATATATGAACGATTTAACTTTTCCATTTAAAAGATATCAATTAGGGAAAGTTTATAGAGGAGAAAGAAATCAAAAGGGACGTTACAGAGAATTTTATCAATGTGATGTTGACGTTGTTGG
The Clostridium felsineum DSM 794 DNA segment above includes these coding regions:
- the gpmA gene encoding 2,3-diphosphoglycerate-dependent phosphoglycerate mutase, coding for MRRLVLLRHGQSEWNKENRFTGWTDVDLSIDGVSEAAQAGRILKKNNYTFDAAYTSVLKRAIRTLQIVLYEMDLLWIPVYKSWRLNERHYGALQGLNKDETRTKYGDDQVKLWRRSVEVRPPALEKTDKRYPGNEKKYASLKPEELPLTENLEDTEKRVLEDWNNLISKDINSGKNIIIAAHGNTLRALVKYLDDIPSDGIANLNIPTGTPLVYELSDDLKPIDRYYLGMEGKIADDKFPKHV